The following proteins come from a genomic window of Streptococcus pneumoniae:
- the glpK gene encoding glycerol kinase GlpK codes for MSQEKYIMAIDQGTTSSRAIIFNKKGEKVSSSQKEFTQIFPQAGWVEHNANEIWNSVQSVIAGAFIESGVKPNQIEAIGITNQRETTVVWDKKTGLPIYNAIVWQSRQTAPLAEQLKSQGYVEKFHEKTGLIIDAYFSATKVRWILDHVEGAQERAEKGELLFGTIDTWLVWKLTDGAAHVTDYSNAARTMLYNIKELKWDDEILEILNIPKAILPEVRSNSEIYGKTAPFHFYGGEVPISGMAGDQQADLFGQLAFDSGMVKNTYGTGSFIIMNTGEEMQLSENNLLTTIGYGINGKVYYALEGSIFIAGSAIQWLRDGLRMVENSPESEKYARDSHNNDEVYVVPAFTGLGAPYWNQNARGSVFSLTRGTSKEDFIKATLQSIAYQVRDIIDTMQMDTQTAIQVLKVDGGAAMNNFLMQFQADILGIDIARAKNLETTALGAAFLAGLSVGYWKDLDELKLLNETGELFEPSMNESRKEQLYKGWKKAVKATQVFAEVDD; via the coding sequence ATGTCACAAGAAAAATACATCATGGCCATTGACCAGGGAACTACAAGTTCTCGTGCCATCATTTTCAACAAAAAAGGGGAAAAGGTTAGCTCGAGTCAAAAAGAGTTTACCCAGATTTTCCCTCAAGCAGGTTGGGTTGAGCACAATGCCAATGAAATTTGGAACTCTGTTCAGTCAGTTATTGCGGGTGCTTTCATCGAAAGTGGTGTCAAGCCAAATCAAATCGAGGCAATCGGGATTACCAACCAACGTGAAACAACGGTTGTCTGGGATAAGAAAACAGGACTTCCTATCTACAATGCTATCGTTTGGCAGTCACGCCAGACAGCACCTTTGGCTGAGCAACTAAAAAGCCAAGGTTATGTGGAAAAATTCCATGAAAAGACTGGTTTGATTATTGATGCTTACTTCTCTGCTACCAAGGTTCGTTGGATTTTGGATCATGTAGAAGGTGCTCAAGAGCGAGCAGAAAAAGGGGAATTGCTCTTTGGTACTATCGATACTTGGTTGGTTTGGAAATTGACTGACGGTGCGGCTCACGTGACTGACTACTCAAATGCAGCTCGTACCATGCTTTATAACATTAAAGAACTCAAATGGGATGATGAGATTTTGGAAATCCTTAACATTCCGAAGGCTATACTTCCAGAAGTTCGTTCTAACTCCGAAATCTACGGCAAGACAGCTCCATTCCATTTCTACGGTGGAGAGGTGCCAATCTCAGGTATGGCTGGGGACCAACAAGCAGACCTCTTTGGACAGTTGGCTTTTGATTCAGGTATGGTTAAGAATACTTATGGAACAGGCTCTTTCATCATCATGAATACTGGGGAAGAGATGCAGTTGTCTGAAAACAACCTCTTGACAACCATTGGTTACGGAATCAACGGTAAGGTTTATTATGCCTTGGAAGGTTCTATCTTCATCGCAGGAAGTGCTATTCAGTGGCTTCGTGACGGTCTTCGCATGGTTGAAAATTCACCAGAATCTGAAAAATACGCTCGTGATTCTCACAACAACGATGAAGTTTATGTCGTTCCAGCCTTTACAGGTCTAGGCGCTCCATACTGGAACCAAAATGCTCGTGGTTCCGTCTTTAGTTTGACTCGTGGAACAAGCAAAGAAGACTTTATCAAGGCGACTTTGCAATCTATTGCTTATCAAGTGCGTGACATCATCGACACCATGCAAATGGATACTCAGACCGCCATTCAAGTACTGAAGGTGGATGGTGGTGCAGCCATGAACAACTTCCTCATGCAGTTCCAGGCGGATATTTTAGGCATTGACATTGCACGTGCTAAAAACTTGGAAACAACAGCTCTAGGAGCGGCCTTCCTAGCAGGTTTGTCAGTAGGGTACTGGAAAGACTTGGACGAGTTGAAACTCTTGAACGAGACAGGAGAACTCTTTGAGCCATCTATGAACGAATCTCGCAAGGAACAACTCTACAAGGGCTGGAAGAAGGCTGTGAAAGCAACTCAAGTCTTTGCGGAAGTAGACGACTAA
- the glpO gene encoding type 1 glycerol-3-phosphate oxidase — MEFSKKTRELSIKKMQERTLDLLIIGGGITGAGVALQAAASGLETGLIEMQDFAEGTSSRSTKLVHGGLRYLKQFDVEVVSDTVSERAVVQQIAPHIPKPDPMLLPVYDEDGATFSLFRLKVAMDLYDLLAGVSNTPTANKVLSKDQVLERQPNLKKEGLVGGGVYLDFRNNDARLVIENIKRANQDGALIANHVKAEGFLFDESGKITGVVARDLLTDQVFEIKARLVINTTGPWSDKVRNLSNKGTQFSQMRPTKGVHLVVDSSKIKVSQPVYFDTGLGDGRMVFVLPRENKTYFGTTDTDYTGDLEHPKVTQEDVDYLLGIVNNRFPESNITIDDIESSWAGLRPLIAGNSASDYNGGNNGTISDESFDNLIATVESYLSKEKTREDVESAVSKLESSTSEKYLDPSAVSRGSSLDRDDNGLLTLAGGKITDYRKMAEGAMERVVDILKAEFDRSFKLINSKTYPVSGGELNPANVDSEIEAFAQLGVSRGLDSKEAHYLANLYGSNAPKVFALAHSLEQAPGLSLADTLSLHYAMRNELALSPVDFLLRRTNHMLFMRDSLDSIVEPVLDEMGRFYDWTEEEKATYRADVEAALANNDLAELKN, encoded by the coding sequence ATGGAATTTTCAAAGAAAACACGTGAATTGTCAATTAAAAAAATGCAGGAACGCACCCTGGACCTCTTGATTATCGGTGGAGGAATCACAGGAGCTGGTGTAGCCTTGCAGGCGGCAGCTAGCGGTCTTGAGACTGGTTTGATTGAAATGCAAGACTTTGCAGAAGGAACATCTAGTCGTTCAACAAAATTGGTTCACGGAGGACTTCGTTACCTCAAACAATTTGACGTAGAGGTGGTCTCAGATACGGTTTCTGAACGTGCAGTGGTTCAACAAATCGCTCCACACATTCCAAAACCAGATCCAATGCTCTTACCAGTTTACGATGAAGATGGAGCAACCTTTAGCCTCTTCCGTCTTAAAGTAGCCATGGACTTGTACGACCTTTTAGCAGGTGTGAGCAACACACCAACTGCGAACAAGGTTTTGAGCAAGGATCAAGTCTTGGAACGCCAGCCAAACTTGAAGAAGGAAGGCTTGGTAGGAGGTGGAGTGTATCTTGACTTCCGTAACAACGATGCGCGTCTCGTGATTGAAAACATCAAACGTGCCAACCAAGACGGTGCCCTCATTGCCAACCACGTGAAGGCAGAAGGCTTCCTCTTTGACGAAAGTGGCAAGATTACAGGTGTTGTAGCTCGTGATCTCTTGACAGACCAAGTATTTGAAATCAAGGCCCGTCTGGTTATTAATACAACAGGTCCTTGGAGTGATAAAGTACGTAATTTGTCTAATAAGGGAACGCAATTCTCACAAATGCGCCCAACTAAGGGAGTTCACTTGGTAGTGGATTCAAGCAAAATCAAGGTTTCACAGCCAGTTTACTTTGACACAGGTTTGGGTGACGGTCGTATGGTCTTTGTTCTCCCACGTGAAAACAAGACTTACTTTGGTACAACTGATACAGACTACACAGGTGATTTGGAGCATCCAAAAGTAACTCAAGAAGATGTAGATTATCTACTTGGCATTGTCAACAACCGCTTTCCAGAATCCAACATCACCATTGATGATATCGAAAGCAGCTGGGCAGGTCTTCGTCCATTGATTGCAGGGAACAGTGCCTCTGACTATAATGGTGGAAATAACGGTACCATCAGTGATGAAAGCTTTGACAACTTGATTGCGACTGTTGAATCTTATCTCTCCAAAGAAAAAACACGTGAAGATGTTGAGTCTGCTGTCAGCAAGCTTGAAAGTAGCACATCTGAGAAATATTTGGATCCATCTGCAGTTTCTCGTGGGTCTAGCTTGGACCGTGATGACAATGGTCTTTTGACTCTTGCTGGCGGTAAAATCACAGACTACCGTAAGATGGCTGAAGGAGCTATGGAGCGCGTGGTTGACATCCTCAAAGCAGAATTTGACCGTAGCTTTAAATTGATCAATTCTAAAACTTACCCTGTTTCAGGTGGAGAATTGAACCCAGCAAATGTGGATTCAGAAATCGAAGCCTTTGCGCAACTTGGAGTATCACGTGGTTTGGATAGCAAGGAAGCTCACTATCTGGCAAATCTTTACGGTTCAAATGCACCGAAAGTCTTTGCACTTGCTCACAGCTTGGAACAAGCGCCAGGACTCAGCTTGGCAGATACTTTGTCCCTTCACTATGCAATGCGCAACGAGTTGGCTCTTAGCCCAGTTGACTTCCTTCTTCGTCGTACCAACCATATGCTCTTTATGCGTGATAGCTTGGATAGCATCGTTGAGCCAGTTTTGGATGAAATGGGACGATTCTATGACTGGACAGAAGAAGAAAAAGCAACTTACCGTGCTGATGTCGAAGCAGCTCTCGCTAACAACGATTTAGCAGAATTAAAAAATTAA